The following coding sequences lie in one Fusarium poae strain DAOMC 252244 chromosome 1, whole genome shotgun sequence genomic window:
- a CDS encoding hypothetical protein (BUSCO:4840at5125): protein MADLRILLIGNGGREHALAWKLSQSSRVEQIFAVPGNGGTAGCPKTSNVTSVKAEDFAGLIKFSQENGVNLVVPGPEAPLVDGVEGWFRNAGIPCFGPSKEAARLEGSKTYSKDFMKKYNVPTAAYENFSDYAKACAYVDSVDHDVVIKATGLAAGKGVILPETKEEAKAALKQIMVDKEFGDAGDEVVIEELLIGDELSVLTFCDGYAIRSLPLAQDHKRIFDGDQGPNTGGMGCYAPTNIATKELTELIDREILEPTISGMRREQQPFRGVLFTGLMITSKGPKVLEYNVRFGDPETQTVLPLLSADTDLAEIMLACANGYLDNCKLTIENKFSATVVLASGGYPGSYPKGKAMTVQTPPPGCNIFHAGTTLDSDGLKTSGGRVIAINAVGDSLRAAVDAAYAALENKAIEFEGAFYRKDIAHRAFRSTEQASMTYAQAGVDIQAGNDFVEKIKKAVASTKRPGADAEIGGFGGEVDLSKAGYPQAPIIVGAIDGVGTKLMIAQAMKKHDTVGIDLVAMNVNDLVVQGATPVMFLDYYGCSKLDLSTAADFVQGVADGCRQAGCALVGGETAEMPGMYQKDDYDAAGCAVGTVTAEAKLPRKDDMGQDDVLLGLGSAGVHSNGFSLARRIVSHAGLSYADAAPWDQSTTVGESLLTPTRIYVKALLPILSEIKGLAHITGGGLVENVPRMIPESLAAEIEFGSWEIPPVFKWLREAGNVEPIEMCRTFNSGVGMVIAVDATKADAVAKTLTDGGEKVYRIGRLTRRDQGEACLIHNVDSWKTETTVPSKRKNTGA, encoded by the coding sequence ATGGCCGACCTCCGAATTTTGCTCATCGGCAACGGTGGCCGTGAGCACGCTCTGGCTTGGAAGCTTAGCCAGTCTTCTCGAGTTGAGCAGATCTTTGCTGTACCCGGTAACGGAGGTACTGCTGGATGCCCCAAGACCTCCAACGTCACTTCAGTCAAGGCCGAGGATTTTGCTGGTCTCATCAAGTTTTCCCAAGAAAATGGTGTTAACCTGGTCGTTCCCGGTCCCGAGGCTCCTCTCGTTGACGGCGTTGAGGGATGGTTCCGAAACGCAGGCATCCCCTGCTTCGGTCCCTCGAAGGAGGCTGCGCGCCTTGAGGGCAGCAAGACCTATTCTAAGGATTTCATGAAGAAGTACAACGTTCCAACTGCCGCTTACGAGAATTTCTCCGATTACGCCAAAGCATGTGCCTACGTTGACAGCGTCGATCATGACGTTGTTATCAAGGCCACTGGTCTTGCCGCTGGAAAGGGTGTTATTCTTCCCGAGACCAAGGAGGAGGCAAAGGCTGCCCTGAAGCAAATCATGGTTGACAAGGAGTTTGGTGATGCTGGTGATGAGGTTGTTATCGAGGAGCTTCTGATTGGTGACGAGCTCAGTGTTCTCACCTTTTGCGATGGCTACGCTATCCGATCCCTGCCTCTCGCTCAAGACCATAAGCGCATCTTTGACGGAGACCAGGGCCCCAACACTGGCGGCATGGGCTGCTATGCACCTACAAACATTGCTACCAAGGAGCTTACCGAGCTCATTGACCGCGAGATTCTCGAGCCCACCATCTCCGGTATGCGACGAGAGCAGCAGCCTTTCCGCGGTGTTCTTTTCACTGGTCTCATGATCACCAGCAAGGGCCCTAAGGTCCTCGAGTACAACGTCCGATTCGGCGATCCCGAGACACAGACtgtccttcctcttctctctgCTGATACCGATTTGGCTGAGATCATGCTTGCTTGTGCCAATGGATACCTTGACAACTGCAAGTTGACCATCGAGAACAAGTTTAGCGCTACTGTTGTTCTTGCTTCTGGTGGTTACCCCGGTTCTTATCCTAAGGGCAAGGCCATGACTGTTCAgactcctcctcctggttgTAACATCTTCCACGCCGGTACTACACTTGACAGCGATGGCCTCAAGACTTCTGGTGGTCGTGTTATTGCCATCAACGCTGTTGGCGACTCTCTCCGAGCTGCCGTTGATGCTGCCTACGCTGCCCTCGAGAACAAGGCTATCGAGTTTGAGGGTGCTTTCTACCGAAAGGACATTGCCCACCGCGCGTTCCGTTCTACTGAGCAGGCTTCTATGACCTACGCCCAGGCTGGTGTCGATATTCAGGCTGGTAACGATTTCgtcgagaagatcaagaaggccgTCGCCAGCACTAAGCGACCTGGCGCTGACGCCGAAATTGGTGGCTTCGGTGGTGAGGTTGACCTGTCCAAGGCCGGCTACCCTCAAGCCCCAATCATCGTTGGTGCCATTGATGGTGTCGGTACCAAGCTCATGATTGCCCAGGCCATGAAGAAGCACGACACTGTTGGTATCGATCTGGTTGCCATGAACGTCAACGATCTTGTTGTTCAGGGTGCTACTCCTGTTATGTTCCTCGACTACTACGGCTGCAGCAAGCTGGACCTCTCCACTGCTGCTGATTTCGTCCAGGGTGTTGCTGACGGATGCCGTCAAGCCGGCTGTGCTCTTGTTGGTGGCGAGACTGCTGAGATGCCAGGCATGTATCAGAAGGATGATTATGATGCTGCTGGTTGTGCTGTTGGTACTGTTACTGCTGAGGCCAAGCTTCCCCGTAAGGACGACATGGGCCAGGATGATGttctccttggtcttggttcCGCTGGTGTTCACTCCAACGGTTTCTCCCTTGCTCGCCGTATCGTCTCTCACGCTGGTCTGAGCTACGCTGACGCCGCTCCCTGGGACCAGTCCACCACAGTTGGCGAGTCTCTCCTCACCCCTACCCGAATCTACGTCAAGGCTCTCCTCCCCATCCTTTCTGAGATCAAAGGTCTTGCTCACATCACTGGTGGCGGTCTCGTTGAGAACGTACCCCGCATGATTCCCGAATCCCTTGCCGCCGAGATCGAGTTTGGCTCATGGGAGATCCCCCCTGTCTTCAAGTGGCTCCGTGAGGCTGGCAACGTCGAGCCTATCGAGATGTGCCGCACCTTCAACTCTGGTGTTGGTATGGTCATCGCTGTCGATGCCACAAAGGCTGATGCCGTTGCCAAGACCCTCACTGATGGCGGCGAGAAGGTTTACCGCATCGGTCGTCTCACCCGACGTGACCAAGGCGAGGCTTGCCTCATTCACAACGTCGACTCGTGGAAGACTGAGACCACGGTGCCTAGCAAGCGAAAGAATACTGGAGCGTGA
- a CDS encoding hypothetical protein (BUSCO:53528at5125), which produces MLIYKDILNGDELISDSYDLKEVDGVVYEADCAMIEEGGVNVDIGANASAEEAAEDLDDTVVKVNNIVSSFRLQSTTFDKKSYLAYLKGYMKRVKAALQEKGASEEEVKAFETGAQGFVKSTLLPNFKDFEFYTGESMDPDAMVVLLNYRDDGVTPYIIVWKHGLSEMKV; this is translated from the exons ATGCTTATCTACAAG GACATCCTCAACGGTGACGAGCTCATCTCCGACTCCTACGATCTCAAGGAGGTCGATGGCGTCGTTTACGAGGCCGACTGCGCCATGATCGAGGAGGGTGGTGTCAATGTTG ACATCGGCGCCAACGCTTCCGCCGAGGAGGCTGCTGAGGATCTCGATGACACCGTGGTCAAGGTCAACAACATTGTCAGCTCCTTCCGCCTTCAGAGCACCACCTTTGACAAGAAGAGCTACCTGGCCTACCTCAAGG GTTACATGAAGCGCGTCAAGGCTGCCCTCCAGGAGAAGGGTGCCTCCGAAGAAGAGGTCAAGGCCTTCGAGACCGGCGCTCAAGGTTTCGTCAAGAGCACCCTCCTCCCCAACTTCAAGGACTTCGAGTTCTACACCGGCGAGTCTATGGACCCCGATGCAAT GGTCGTCCTCCTCAACTACCGTGACGACGGTGTTACCCCTTACATCATCGTCTGGAAGCACGGTCTCTCTGAGATGAAGGTCTAA
- a CDS encoding hypothetical protein (BUSCO:48624at5125): protein MASQQNSDYELLTEHFGYPPASLLDDIINTVNVLADRALDSVERLLLSIPPQALGFSSKHAQKDGSPALPPDEAAKLEIEHGTHQLETLLNASIDKNFDLFELYTMRNILTVRPDDQPYMLLAHYEGLDFAGLEGQDRPTTESVTALRRRLHASQRLQTALESERTRNDALLEKLRSLLGVVPGVKAEEGQATPDPPAPDGSAFGFLREKASLQTAGTDKPIATTTEFTLSQLQALRALSTSLRTLLPDLGPVDEGTSADHTASGSRTWRRERLEYVEGASRKYLEAARGLELGEQGEVRDGEWQGEGRKITRGDVEGLEQIASMLGQKSSTTGEVSGDGEPMDES, encoded by the exons ATGGCATCGCAACAAAACTCAGACTACGAGCTTTTAACAGAGCACTTTGGATACCCTCCAGCC TCCCTGCTTGACGACATCATCAATACAGTCAACGTCCTCGCCGATCGCGCTCTTGACTCAGTCGAACGTCTTCTCCTCTCCATCCCACCACAAGCTCTCGGTTTCTCTAGTAAACATGCGCAGAAAGATGGCTCTCCCGCATTACCGCCCGATGAAGCGGCTAAACTAGAGATCGAACATGGCACACACCAGCTCGAGACACTACTAAACGCGTCCATTGACAAGAACTTCGATTTATTCGAGCTATACACAATGCGAAACATCTTGACAGTGAGACCCGATGACCAGCCATACATGCTCTTGGCGCATTACGAGGGTCTGGACTTTGCAGGACTGGAAGGACAGGATCGCCCAACGACTGAGTCGGTGACTGCACTACGGAGGAGATTACATGCTAGCCAGCGACTACAAACGGCGCTGGAAAGCGAACGGACACGTAATGATGCTCTTCTTGAAAAGTTGAGATCTTTGCTGGGTGTGGTGCCGGGTGTAAAGGCAGAGGAAGGACAAGCTACCCCAGATCCGCCGGCACCAGATGGCTCAGCATTTGGATTTTTGCGCGAAAAGGCAAGTCTTCAAACCGCTGGGACCGACAAGCCCATCGCGACGACGACCGAGTTCACTCTTTCTCAACTACAAGCCCTTCGTGCTCTGTCAACTTCACTACGCACATTGCTTCCTGATCTTGGCCCTGTGGATGAGGGTACCTCTGCCGATCATACTGCTAGTGGTTCGCGCACCTGGAGGCGTGAGCGTCTGGAATATGTTGAGGGCGCATCGCGGAAATACCTGGAGGCAGCGAGAGGGCTGGAGCTTGGAGAGCAGGGTGAGGTGCGCGATGGCGAATGGCAAGGCGAAGGACGCAAAATAACAAGAGGCGATGTCGAGGGTTTAGAGCAGATTGCTTCGATGCTAGGACAAAAGTCGTCGACGACAGGGGAGGTTTCTGGTGATGGAGAGCCAATGGATGAATCATAA
- a CDS encoding hypothetical protein (BUSCO:49517at5125): MQRDTRRGRDQWRGCYSFRDIVCDDVSVSASATCAGSGVATGAGTSSSSGTASYPVKRHGGLKMGHTYYYYYELDGSVETHDPALPSTTACPYLPGQTVNTLIVPVEQALRQRSASLTSIHTADLKTMNPESKYNTPRPAPSVPANHMPYRVGSSPSLHHKSSSRSLSPAPAAWKRLFGRKTNSEGERGRSPVTNDTPEDTEYRCTTPSEGTRTRDISPESLRRFLSDDSPRPGSSLSERPSIMIPDDIVEDNENDDDDNFASSAVSDGQPYVTHLSPPPFKRSLSSESVRTDMLQSSSRRPMSAKSSKQSFLETTSVPASAVIPSRPRLESLRPRINPATSFFLSPATPNFPEDDGINFFDLTDDEDDVVSNNNSEILSFQPAPGMLSTTDSFECYSLPESQGHGSKIIESQSPYPKMNSPTLLPRDDSGFAVSGSNFLGAPIDTGLDDFAAELGWMADIIGSKIN, encoded by the exons ATGCAACGAGACACCCGGCGGGGCCGTGACCAGTGGAGAGGTTGCTATTCTTTTCGTGACATTGTCTGTGACGACGTTTCCGTCTCGGCTTCTGCGACGTGCGCTGGCTCAGGCGTAGCTACAGGCGCTGGAACAAGTTCAAGCTCAGGTACCGCTTCGTATCCCGTCAAGAGGCACGGTGGTCTCAAGATGGGTCATACCTATTATTACTAC TATGAGCTAGATGGCTCCGTCGAGACACACGACCCAGCCTTGCCTTCAACCACGGCCTGTCCATATCTTCCAGGCCAGACAGTCAATACTTTAATCGTTCCTGTCGAGCAGGCTCTCAGACAGCGAAGCGCTTCACTTACATCCATACATACTGCCGATCTAAAAACCATGAACCCCGAATCCAAATACAACACACCTCGACCTGCACCCTCAGTACCAGCCAACCACATGCCTTATCGGGTTGGCTCATCTCCCTCACTTCATCACAAGTCTTCTTCTAGGTCATTATCACCAGCCCCGGCGGCATGGAAGCGCTTGTTCGGTCGCAAGACCAATTCAGAGGGGGAGCGTGGCCGATCTCCAGTTACCAATGACACACCCGAGGATACGGAGTACCGTTGCACAACACCATCAGAGGGCACCCGCACAAGAGATATCTCACCCGAGTCTCTTCGGCGCTTCCTGTCCGATGACAGCCCTCGTCCCGGATCCAGCCTTAGCGAGAGGCCATCAATCATGATTCCCGATGATATCGTGGAGGATAATGaaaacgatgatgatgacaactTCGCTTCTTCGGCGGTCTCTGATGGCCAGCCCTATGTTACTCATCTCTCGCCGCCCCCGTTCAAACGATCTCTTTCCTCTGAATCTGTCAGGACCGACATGCTTCAATCGAGCTCGCGTCGCCCAATGTCTGCCAAGTCGTCCAAGCAGAGTTTCTTAGAGACCACCAGCGTGCCTGCATCAGCAGTGATACCTTCTCGCCCCAGGCTGGAGTCACTCCGACCACGAATCAACCCTGCGACGAGCTTCTTCCTATCGCCGGCCACTCCCAACTTTCCCGAGGATGACGGAATCAACTTCTTTGACCTTActgatgacgaggacgatgTTGTATCAAACAATAATAGTGAGATTCTTTCATTTCAGCCAGCACCGGGCATGCTTTCCACCACCGACTCTTTCGAGTGCTACAGCCTCCCAGAGTCGCAAGGGCATGGGTCCAAGATCATCGAGTCTCAATCACCTTACCCGAAGATGAATTCTCCTACTCTACTCCCCCGAGATGATTCGGGCTTTGCTGTCAGCGGGAGCAACTTCCTTGGTGCTCCCATTGATACAGGACTGGATGATTTTGCGGCCGAGTTGGGATGGATGGCCGATATCATTGGGTCAAAGATCAACTAG
- a CDS encoding hypothetical protein (TransMembrane:1 (o51-72i)~BUSCO:34431at5125) — protein sequence MGNDSSILADGSAMVAPGTSFNHTLFETALPPLPVFSLEVQPDLLSWVSDFWLNLLLPVVVYWALSLTFHAIDVLDLFPQYRLHTPEEITKRNHVSRYQVARDVIIQQIIQVVTGALLALSEPPEMVGKGEYDVAVWATRIRIAQRALPTFLGLVGLNATAISKGLLDSHPLLAGAIAGGYYPSLVNANSEPAFASWEITLAKIIYNFMIPALQYFIGAAIIDTWQYFLHRLMHVNKWLYVHFHSRHHRLYVPYAYGALYNHPVEGFLLDTLGAAVAFKVTRMTLRQGILFFSMSTIKTVDDHCGYAFPWDPLQVVTSNNAEYHDIHHQHYGIKTNFAQPFFTFWDTLLDTKYKGSRTNKPSEKKAKQEAKAQ from the exons ATGGGCAACGACAGCTCCATCCTCGCCGACGGTTCCGCAATGGTTGCGCCTGGCACATCATTCAACCATACGCTCTTCGAAACAGCTCTACCGCCGCTACCTGTCTTCAGCCTCGAGGTCCAGCCTGACCTCTTGTCCTGGGTCTCCGACTTTTGGCTCAATCTGCTGCTCCCTGTCGTCGTCTACTGGGCCTTGTCTCTCACCTTCCACGCCATCGACGTACTCGACTTGTTCCCTCAATATCGACTTCACACCCCCGAAGAAATCACAAAGCGCAACCACGTTTCCCGTTATCAAGTCGCTCGCGATGTTATCATACAGCAGATCATCCAAGTCGTCACCGGCGCACTCCTCGCCTTGTCGGAGCCCCCCGAGATGGTAGGCAAGGGCGAGTATGACGTTGCTGTTTGGGCTACCCGCATTCGTATCGCCCAAAGAGCTCTTCCGACTTTCCTCGGTCTCGTCGGCCTCAATGCTACCGCCATTTCAAAGGGTCTTCTCGATTCCCATCCCCTGCTGGCCGGGGCTATCGCTGGTGGTTACTATCCCTCTCTCGTCAACGCGAACTCGGAGCCTGCTTTCGCGTCCTGGGAGATCACATTGGCCAAGATCATTTACAACTTCATGATACCCGCCCTCCAATACTTTATCGGCGCCGCTATCATCGATACTTGGCAGTACTTCCTCCACCGATTGATGCATGTCAACAAGTGGCTGTATG TTCACTTCCACTCCCGCCACCACCGTCTTTATGTACCTTACGCTTATGGCGCTCTCTACAATCATCCTGTTGAGGGTTTCCTCCTCGATACGCTTGGTGCTGCCGTCGCATTCAAGGTTACTCGCATGACTCTTCGCCAGGGAATTCTGTTCTTCTCCATGTCCACGATCAAGACTGTCGACGACCACTGTGGCTACGCTTTCCCATGGGACCCTCTTCAGGTCGTTACCAGTAACAACGCCGAATACCACGATATTCACCACCAACATTACGGAATCAAGACAAACTTTGCCCAGCCTTTTTTCACATTCTGGGACACTCTTCTCGACACCAAGTACAAGGGCTCAAGAACCAACAAACCCAgcgagaagaaggccaagcaaGAGGCCAAGGCCCAGTAG
- a CDS encoding hypothetical protein (BUSCO:44364at5125): MEPTNIPIWGPESPMSSVSSLSDFPSTPSGDDVEKSKRPSKGADSQANSEGTVEWLATTRERRSTAGNRMKSMLANEEPDSDLELLFAEDENDQGFSEVDENASDVQMDSSDDEDDNGNNDDDLEGEKELEKQAKERRAAQRKRKAQEAIPAKFRKKVRIDPTTRTPSAPMRPAPRPKKKSERTSWLPSAADLPTRASSRQTTRLSKEQLHQQMVEREERRIKQLAQMQKKAAKLEAMKKPPMTQEERLREAAIVEKRNSKSLNRWEEAEKQREEERRAKLAALHNRTLKGPVITFWSGIGEWMGRHMVIEEPAKEKRKRGEKAKGKEKDQNVGKTAAAEGQKAEDKSTTALGDAASNIKEQPTQSQPPAPASSAPPVSESKETKTSAPIKGDDSISKPQDSSSTTKDGSPSTMLKTEDASPSLAMPPPPHPPPTQPNGLAAPTLPPSKILSAPSPPPSGLVAPSPPPPTPAGSTSTTSLAIPTSGLSRPPDSKPSGVLAAPILAPPLGIGGDGAVPPMMGFGNPKSNVLAPPNTSQSVMPPALSTATPTKNASSIIPDSRETPSTATPASSTAKLQPAPNSFTHPAASSPPGNSAVAQTHESQPQPSTGARNAIVFQSFDENALKDRSIQTQIIFGRKMNRLSKPSPAPLCVITNHPARYRDPRTGLHYYNAYAYREIQRLTRGEYRWSHILGAWVGSGTYAARGVPERFLNPEKKGPEKEPTSNEDVKVKDAVDAHNPSPEIKTPEVASEIRTPGEKMTGIEQGSSTPPNLEPSKATRPSTASPAVVGSTNATNPAAATTPTPVLTNSTKDIP, translated from the exons ATGGAACCGACGAATATCCCTATTTGGGGACCAGAATCCCCTATGTCTTCTGTGTCCAGCCTTAGCGACTTCCCCTCCACCCCTAGCGGCGACGATGTCGAGAAGAGCAAACGTCCCAGCAAAGGCGCCGATAGCCAGGCCAACAGCGAAGGTACGGTAGAATGGCTCGCCACGACCCGAGAGCGTCGTTCTACTGCTGGCAACCGAATGAAATCGATGCTTGCAAACGAGGAGCCCGATTCCGACCTTGAACTACTTTTTGCCGAAGACGAGAACGATCAGGGCTTCTCtgaagttgatgagaatGCCTCCGATGTGCAAATGGACTCttcagacgacgaagacgataaTGGCaacaatgatgatgatctcgAGGGAGAGAAGGAGTTGGAAAAGCAGGCAAAGGAGCGCCGTGCTGCTCAACGCAAGCgaaaagcccaagaagccatCCCCGCCAAGTTCCGCAAGAAAGTCCGAATCGATCCCACGACCAGAACGCCATCAGCGCCCATGAGACCGGCACCGCGACCAAAGAAGAAATCCGAGCGCACTTCGTGGTTGCCTTCAGCTGCCGATCTACCGACTCGAGCCTCGTCCCGTCAAACGACACGACTTTCAAAGGAGCAGCTCCATCAGCAAATGGTGGAGCGAGAGGAGCGCCGGATAAAGCAGCTAGCTCAGATGCAGAAGAAGGCGGCCAAGCTAGAGGCGATGAAGAAACCACCAATGACGCAGGAAGAGAGACTCCGAGAGGCAGCCATTGTCGAGAAACGAAATAGCAAAAGTCTGAATCGGTGGGAAGAAGCCGAGAAGCAACGCGAGGAGGAACGTCGAGCAAAATTGGCAGCTCTTCACAACAGAACCCTAAAAGGACCCGTGATTACTTTCTGGAGCGGTATTGGGGAGTGGATGGGAAGGCATATGGTGATCGAGGAACCCGCgaaggagaagaggaagagaggtgAGAAGGCGAAGGGTAAAGAGAAAGATCAAAATGTGGGAAAGACGGCTGCAGCGGAAGGACAAAAAGCGGAAGACAAGAGCACTACTGCTCTTGGTGATGCTGCTTCAAATATCAAGGAACAGCCAACGCAAAGTCAACCACCAGCCCCAGCTTCGTCCGCACCGCCTGTATCAGAATCAAAAGAAACCAAAACGTCTGCCCCGATCAAAGGCGATGACTCTATTTCAAAGCCTCAAGATTCATCTTCAACGACAAAAGATGGCAGTCCTTCTACTATGCTCAAGACTGAAGATGCCAGCCCATCCTTGGCGATGCCTCCCCCGCCTCACCCACCACCTACACAACCCAACGGTCTGGCCGCTCCAACTCTTCCACCGTCAAAGATCCTATCAGCACCGAGCCCTCCTCCAAGTGGCCTTGTCGCGCCGTCTCCGCCTCCGCCTACACCAGCTGGTTCAACGTCCACAACCTCCCTTGCCATTCCTACGTCAGGACTTTCTCGTCCACCAGATTCCAAACCATCCGGGGTTCTTGCAGCCCCTATACTCGCTCCGCCCTTAGGCATCGGCGGTGACGGAGCTGTACCTCCAATGATGGGTTTCGGTAACCCCAAATCCAATGTCCTTGCACCACCAAATACATCCCAGAGTGTTATGCCGCCTGCTTTGTCTACTGCCACCCCCACCAAGAATGCCTCATCTATTATCCCTGACTCTCGAGAAACCCCTTCAACAGCTACACCAGCATCTTCTACGGCAAAGCTTCAACCAGCTCCCAACTCGTTCACTCATCCGGCTGCATCCTCTCCTCCCGGCAACTCCGCGGTAGCTCAAACCCACGAATCCCAGCCTCAACCATCGACCGGAGCCCGAAATGCTATAGTATTTCAAAGCTTCGACGAAAACGCCCTCAAGGACCGTAGTATCCAAACCCAGATCATCTTCGGTCGCAAGATGAATAGGCTCTCAA AACCTTCCCCTGCACCTCTTTGCGTCATCACAAATCATCCCGCTCGGTATCGTGATCCACGCACTGGTCTCCACTACTACAACGCCTACGCGTATCGCGAGATACAACGCCTCACCCGTGGAGAGTACCGATGGAGTCATATTCTGGGTGCTTGGGTTGGCAGCGGAACATATGCTGCGAGAGGCGTCCCTGAGCGCTTCCTGAATCCTGAGAAGAAGGGGCCCGAGAAGGAGCCCACTTCTAATGAGGACGTTAAAGTCAAAGATGCCGTTGACGCCCATAACCCAAGCCCTGAGATCAAGACCCCTGAGGTAGCATCGGAAATCCGAACTCCTGGTGAGAAGATGACTGGGATTGAACAGGGGTCCTCCACACCACCAAATTTAGAGCCCAGCAAGGCTACACGACCCAGTACGGCGTCACCGGCAGTCGTTGGATCTACAAATGCCACTAATCCAGCGGCCGCAACAACCCCTACTCCAGTCCTGACAAACTCTACTAAAGACATTCCATAA